GTCTTCTGGTTAAAACCCAGTGATAAGTGCCACTTGAACGGATATAAGAAGATCATACCTAAattcctttccatttattttcatcccAAAATTTTTGATGAGAGAGACTTGCCATTGGTTAGGATTGGAGTCTGAATCCCTTTTGCTTAAATCCGCATAATAAAAAGTTCTTCAGCTGTCTGCTATAAACTCATCTGAGGAGATGAATGCTGGCAACAGTGCTAAATATATCACCAGTTGCTCTCTGCTACCAGGCAGAGAGAATCCTATGGCTAAGCAGCTATTTTTATGCTAGGGCATTATTAAATGATATTCTGGGATTTTATTGCACACTATTTTCTACCTATAAAATTTAATATCATGACAAGTCAAGCCAAATAATATTATGCAAGTCAGGTCAGTGCAGATAAACTCAACAAGCTGCAAGAAATTAATTCTGACTGGTTGTGCAATCACATTTCAGAGATAAatccctttcctcttcttctcaGGAGAGGAAACTCTCAGGAACTCCTTTGCTCTTTGTGGAAGTCTTGCACTTCCTGGGTCAGAAGGAGACAGTACTCAAACTCTGCCAAAAATGATGTACTAAATAGCCAGAACttaaagaatggaaagaaaagaaagagaaggacaTAGCCTTAATTAGTTAATATCCACACCTCTAAGCAAGAAAGTGCATAGAAATAACTTCACgaagaacaacaaacaaacaagaaattaatttatctgTTCTTCAGTCATCTTTGATACTTTACATCTATTCTTACAGCTTTCTCTCAGGAGTAGTTGCATTACATTTAtcttgctgcctgctgctaTAAGGCAGTTACTTTTCTCTATGCTACCAAGTGCTCTTAGTAGGACTTAATAGTTTGGGATGTTATGCATCCACTCACTCTTTCAAAGAGGATATGCTAAAAGTTGAGTTTGTGTGAAGCCGCTGAAAAATACAGTGAGCATCACTGGGTCTGGCTTCTATTCTGATTTTGTTCCAATTCCATTATGATACTATCGTACGGTCTGAAGAAGTAGGTCCTAGTCATTGAAATGAAAGGgcatgaatttgttttcttctgggtAGAGTTATTCTgcttaattttgtttcctgaatttAAAATCATGACCTAGGGCAATGTCCTATTAATGTTGTACCTACACATACAGGGTAGATCTATTCCTGCCTAATTTTGACTCAACGATAAGTACTTTTCAGTTGCCCGAGGATGTTTTCTGTAAAGATGTGcaagtaattttttattaaatgaatttgagattacaaataaaataggaagtTTCAGTTATGTAACAGTACTAAATGCAATATGAAGTGCTACAAATaaagtacaaataaataagtaaattaagtaaaataatgCTATACAATGTAAAATAGTAAATGATAGGAAAGAGAAACTAAGGGAACtaggtttgttcagcctggagaagaggctgagggaagatAGGATATCTATCTAACTAAGgcaagggaggtttaggttacatattaggaggaagtttttcacagagggtggtgacgcactggaacaggttgcccaaggaggttgtggatgccccatccctggaggcatccaagaccaggctggatgtggctctgggcagcctgctctggtggttggtgaccctgccccatagcaggggggttgaaactagatggtcactgtggtccttttcaacccaggccattctatgattctatgagtctatgattctcTGATGATTATGATCTACAGAGCTGGCCCTGCTCTGTACAGAGACTGGAATAGATGACTGGCAGATGTCCCTTTCACATAAGTTTGTGGGTCTTGTCTCATATCCCATCTcttcagaaagatttcagttttctttttgttccaaTCACTTttagttttcttgtttcttggtAAATGAACACAGGCTTTCCCCACCTCAGGGAGCTGCTTTTTTGATAAATGAGTCAGCATCAGGTCACCTGAGGGCAGAAGATGGGGCTGGAACCAGGGCTTGCAAGGATCCAGAGTCACAACCTGTGGCAGCTGAGAGGTGGGCTCCCTCAGGGGATACTTAAGTCTCCAATACTTCTCCTTATACAAGGATTCCTCTTCTGCACATGTTAAGGTATCTGTAAGTCAGTTTTAAAGGCCACGGTGACCTTTTCCATAGGGAAATCCGTAATTATATGCATCCTCAGTAGCATTAATGGGAACTCAAATCTTAGCTGCTCAAAGGTCAGTTGTCTCTCAAGGAGGGCAATGTGGAAAATTGCCCTCATTGACTCACAATCAGTAAAACTAACAACTAGAATGATACGTTAGCAAAGACTTATTTCATTTGGACTTCCCAAACTGCTGTGTAGTATAATGTGTATGCTAATGAACTGTAATTTGCAGTTAATGACATGCAAGAAACAGGTCATTTTTCAAATTTAAGTACAGAGACCATCAGTTGATCCCATTACTAACTGGGACAATGCCAACAGTATAAATACTCTGCTTACCAGTTAGTCTGATCATAACATAACATACACCTAATAGATTGGTACATATTTTAATTAGttcaaaatcagaatgttttttCATCTGGTGAAATGCTCTTTAGGTAAGATAGAAATTAAGACCCTTTTCTGTAGGAAGTAGAATGGTGAAGTGTTAGCAAAGCATGGCTGGTAATTCCTCTTTGTTATGAACTGGAGTTAGGATATAATTTGTATTGTAGCTGAAAATCTTTTTCGCTCCATGACTCAAATTATTACAGTGTTGGCAACTCGTAAATGCTTATTGCTTTTTTCCCATAACTTCTTACTAATTAATTATACAAGTAGCAGTTATGTGTCAGTCAGGAGTTTGGCACTCAACAAGCTGGTCAGACTTTCCAATCAGTTACGTGGAAGCCACACTGATTCtccacagaaggaaaggagtCCTTCGATTGGGACACACAAAgagacctcatttaaagcaACAGAAGTACTTTGACTGGTTTCAGTTCATGAATTAAACAGGTTTGCAAATATGATAGGAAGTTAAATGGAGCTTTAAAGAATATCTGTAGAAATagtgttatgtttttgtttgtttgtttgtttttttaattctctaattaaagaaaagctttaaatgaCCATTTACCTAACTGGCTATGACTACGCATACCAGTATTTGGGTAAAAGATAAGGAAAGAGTCTTTAATAATTCTAGACCCCCACAGGTGGTGTTAACATCCTGCCTAGCCTATCTTTATCTATGTACCTGATAACATAGCCCTAAACCATTTTCAAAGACCATAGGGACCTTTCCCACTGGGAAGGCTTTAGAGATAGATACCACTATGGGACAacagaacaggaacaaaaagaacTAACTCCTGGTATGTGTATGAACACGGAGTAAGTCtgattaaaaacacattaataaCTTTCATATGCAGGAAGGCATTTCTGATGAAATCAGAAAGGCGTCAGCTTCAACAGGGATCACATAGCTTGTGTTTACATTGTGCCCCAACAGCACAGGCCCACCTGGGCAGTCTGCAAAATTAAACATTATTGATGTACATTTTAAGTTCTAATTCAGCATGCTGCTATCGGATTTACTGTGAGTGAGAAGCTATAATGAGATTATTTTTGGATATCCAGAAATAATactcttttaaaaatttataaaTAAGAAGTGATTTGGTTGTAGTGTGTCTCACACCTGATTCattggaagagagcagaaataaatatagaTGGTCGTGAAGCTCCTGCCTATATAAGTAATTCTGATAATTCATGGGTGGTTCCTATTTGTGTTCTGattgaaaacataaaaatgcaaaaatcaaGTAAATTCAAAGAGAATTCAAAAATTGGGAGGAGCTTAAAAACACCCCACGTGCATTGCCACAAATACTCAAAGAGGTTTTCAGCTAGAGTAGGTCGCGATGCCGTTACATAACAAGCTTTCTTTAATATTAGCAGACCATCATCTGTCAAGTGGAGTGACCACAGAAATCTTTCATTCAGTGCTCCTTGGATACTATGATACCCTTCTGGTATCTGCAGAATGGATTTAGTGCACAACAAGATGTAGGGCAAGAAGTGGGTACCAGACTACCATCCTAAGAGCAGCAGATAACATAGTCATTCATAGTTTGGGACATGGAAGGCTATTTTACTTCTCCTTTCTTGATGAGGGCTCTACTAAGTAAGCAGAGGCTCTAAGGGTCTGGCCTAGCTTCTCTCTTGCATTTATTAGAGGCAGCAGCCAGCTTTACTTGTGTGCACATCTGGGCTACTCAAAATGCTGATGTTGATCCTGTCCTTGGAAATCTGATTCCTGGGTTGATTGATAGAGTGAGCAATTGTAAGAATTCTTCAAAAACCTTATTCTGTTTTAAGCGTAAAGTTGATTTCTTGCATACCTTGACACCATCTGATGAAACTTTTTCAGCAAAGTTTAAGTGATGCTGGTATAGAGCAAGAGCATAACTGTCATGaatgaactgaaagaaaagtggCTTCCAAAATAACTAAACAAATAATGGGAACCAAAACCTGTCAAGAATTGCTACATTCAAAATTCACCATTTCTGGTGAGGGCAGTCCTTGAGCCAAACTGATGATGGGAAGAGGCTTTGGGCAGGGCAGGTGTTGCGTGATGCTGCCCTGGAAAACTTCACCTGCAGTTTGGCAGCATCACCCATCACCTGCCCTGCTCAAGGCCTCTTCCATCATCGGTGGCAGAGACAGGCTACTGGGCCAGTTAAATGACATTTCACAAGAATGGatgtgaataaaaattaaatttgccTCAATAGTTGTCAAGTATATCTTGGCTTACCGATACGTAAGAAGCAATATGGTATTGCAATCAACTGGAGTTAAAAAATGTGAGGAGAAGGAAGTTTTTTTAGTAGAAACTATGTTGGCAAAACTTATACTTGGGCCTCTCTTATCTTGAGTGGGAAGAGTGTCCATACCTGGAAATTCAGAGGTCCTACGTGGTTTGTCTGTATAAGCACCAAAACTTCCAAGCTGCTTCCTTTCTCAATTAAATCAGAATTTTCCCTCACACATTTCTAACACAATATGCAAATcctcagcagtttctttttaatgtaatttttagGACTATCAAGAAGCTTCTAATTTGGAGCAGTTTGTGACTCGCTTTCTCCTGAAGGAAACGCTGAACCAACTGCAGTCCCTCCAGACCTCCCTGGAGTGTGCCATGGAAACCACAGAGGAGCAAACTCGTCAGGAAAGGTTGGTAGCCAGCATGGAGGGAGGCCACCACAAACAACCCAGATATTTTGTGTTTCATCCAGCACCTTGATGCAGGGATTAACAGgataagaaataagaataagaattcttttttcattctgcaTAGGAACTCGCTGATAGTTTCCCTCAGACTGACTACAGGAGGTTTCCACTCTGACCGTATGGCGGGCTGCATGTAGGAGTGAAAAAAAGGAGAGCACTTTGTTGTGTCCTAACCTTTGATCCTTTgacttcttttaaaatccaTTGACTATCTAATATCAAATGCAGAAAGATCAATGCAATGTGTAGAACTCTGAAATAACCAAGGTCACTGAATGCCTCTTTGCTTCTTCTGGctttatgtttgttgtttttttttttcattcctggTTGTACAACAATCCCAtcacaaagaagagaaacagacagGGTCTTACGTGTTACAGCTTCTTGCTGCAACATGAGGCCTATAGTATTAGTTCACACCTAAGTCTATAAGCTCTACATCACCTGGGTAATCAGTATCCAGGTTTAGCTGTATTTAATGGCATCTCCTCATAGATGAGAGTCTGTAGGATCAAAGGCTGCAACATTTCTGAACGGGTGCCTGGCTTCATGGACTTGATATCCTCTGTATGTTATTATAAAGATGAAAGGGAGAACAAAACACAAGCCTTTGTGTTCGATGGTCTAAGATCTCAAAactttatgttttaaaatgtgttgcCTTTTCATACTGTCattcttttaattgctttgctgTTGGTTCTGAGATTCCTGAAGTACACGAGTATCATGCTGGGGTTTTGTGCCACAGCTTGACCACAAGAATTACACAGGTTTTAAAAGGTGCACAGGGCAGGCACAGCATATAAGTGCCACTATTAGCACATACATCTTTCTAGGCTCCCTACACCACTGGTGAAAGAAGTCTCTAATGGCCACTTCAGAGCTGGAGTCTAACTTAGGTGCTCTAAGCTATCCTCTGCATTAATCACATACTGACTTGCCTTCTAGGACAGCATCTCCAGCCTCCTGAGTCCTTGTAACTCAAACGACTACCTTGGATATGTAAAATTGAGCAATACAAGTATCCCTTTTGTTGccagctttctcttctgtattgATTGCCAAGTAGGGCATTACAGAGAATTCTTCCTCcagctttttcttccactacagcttttcagaaacaTCTTCTTGGATAGTCAGTGTGTGTCAtggcaaagaaaatgaggagCTATGAGCTGTTGAAGCAAATACCatccttcttgctttctgaGGTAGCAATAGAGAAGCAAGGCAAGCTGAGCATTCAAACTGCAGCTATTTTGGAGAAAATGTGGTTAGTTCCTAGACACCTCAGTCCCAAAGCAAAATCGTCTTCAGTTATGTTTGAATTAACACAGGGGAAAACTGTCTGAAGCATAACCCCACTAAGGCAATCCTAAGCTAATTTAAGTCTTCACACTGGGGAACTGCCATAATTTGGCTCTAGTGTTAAGAGATTTTATCTTGGTCATATGTGGCAGTAAGTGCTACCCAAAAACACTACCTTAATACAGTtaaattttcttcagtgtgaaCTTCATCCCTCAGTCTCAGCTGCTGTGTAACCCCAGTTCTGCAGAGATGGTCCCACAAGATGACTCTGCGGGGAGGGCTCCTCAAGCTCCTCAAGGCCAGAACCATGTCACACACAGACCTCAAGCTTTCACTCACTAAAAGATATGCTTATGCCATCTTaactctccttttttttttcccctgtttatGATAAGCAATGTGGTCATTAAAGTCATTAAAGACACAAGTAATTATTTGTAGCAAAATTATCTGGAAAAGAATTCGGTAGTAGcaatatatatttctaatataatttttcttagtttaaaGAGGCCGATACAAAGAGATGAAGGAGATGAAGCAGGTAAAGAcatgcttctgaaaacagaaagaggagaCATGCTCTCTCTGTTGCATTACCTTACGAACTGtcctgtgtttctgtgcagaCAAGGTCCAACAAAACCAGAAGTGCTCTCAGTGCAGTGGCCAGGAAAACGCTCAGCTCGAAGGCTTCAAAGGAACAACAGCCTATCACCCAGTAACCCTCAGTTTAACACAGGTATGGCATTTCACAATTCAAATGTCTATGGAACACATATGCATATGcgaagaaaaaacaaatcttcatCTCAAACCTTTAATTTAGATGTGCTAGCTAATTCAAAATTAGGCTTTACATTAATTACACCTAAATGAACACTGAAGTGATTGCAGCACGGTCTTCTTTTGAGAAGCAAAATAAGTTGCAAGCTGAGTTACTGACTTTTACAAAATAGATGAAGATGGTATGTTCCAGCACTtagtaacattttctttgttatttatgttttccaAAGGCTGGATTGAGGAAGAGAGCCAGTGGATGACCCAGATAAGTAGACTCCAGAAGCTGATTGACAGGCTAGAAAAGAAGgtgtgtatttcttttcttctgcttgttctttcattttcagcaaagaTTTCTGATCCAATCTGTCATAATCTCCCCTAGAAAAGTATATTCTGCATAGTTTTCTTTATGCAGAAAGTCTGCTTCAAGTTACcatcctttctcctctctgtaGTCCACACAGTTTAAGATGacatctgtttcttctgaatGAAGACCAACATACAGTTGTGAACATGCAGATTTATTACAAGTGAAAAACTACCTGCTCAGTATTGTAAAAAAATGTGGCAGAACACTGAACTTAAACACTGAAACACTCAAGATTCTGCAAGCAGTGTTTACATATGGTTTGCAGACAATAAAGAAGACAATTATAATTGCTAGAGGTGGAACaatataattattaaaataatgtgGTGAATGGTGAGACCAATGTACATCTGTAGAACTGCTACCCAtagttcttcttttcctttttaaactgCCTGAAAGGACTTAAAGCTTGAGCCATTTGAAGAAGaagttttggaagaaaatgcaagatCTGTAAGTATTTTCCAAGATGATGTTTTGGGGTTTGATTTTCAATGCTGGGTTTTTACACAACAATCTCAACTTGTCTCTCTTAAAAAAGGATAGCTTTTAGTCTGTAGAATACAATGTGAAAGAGACAACAGAAGAGAACTCAAAATGCCCATACAAAACTTTAATGCTAACTTCTACACTGCTTTCAAAGGATGCAttcaaacaaatacaaagctcatgcaagaagaaaatggtgTCACAGCTCCCTGGGTCCATCCAGCCCAACCCCTGATCAAACAGGGACActcagagcagggtgcccaggctCATGGCCAGCCAGATTCTAAAGATGTTTGATGACTGCATATTCTGATTTATTATAATAGCCTTTTTTTTAGTTTGAAGTACAAGAAATTTATTAATACAACATTATCATCATTATTCCTACTTTTTGCATTAGCACATAATGATTGTTCAGCGTCAAATGTCTGTGATAGAAGAAGAAATTGAGGAATTCCGGCTTGCTCTGAAGCAGTACGTGGAGTCTGCTTCTGCTCAGAGTGGCTGTTTGCAGTAAGTACAGCATTACTACCACAATCACACTCCTGTGCATAATCTTCCTGCCCCCCAATTCCTGCTGTGACCATAAAGATAATCCCAGAGATACAGTACCATTTTTAAAGGCTTTGTAGGTCACCATTTCACAGCTTCTGGAAGCTCCTAGAGTGACAACATCTATTGGAAAACTCATCTGCCATCCATCATGGTAAGTGAGCGACCAAGCAATTTGTCTTCCAGTTCCCTGCTTGGAAGCTTTGAAAATCTCTCCCTTAGTTTGTCACGGTTAAATTCTCATTCCTAATAAAGAATgtaaagaactgaaaagcaaaattgtcAATagtgtatttttgctttgctccttttcaaatgaaatacaacATTAGAGCAGGGTTAAGAATAAGTGACTCACCACTATAGTGAATTTAACAGACCTGAGAATGCTACTAATATGCACATTACAGACCAgaatgaaatacatatttttataatgtGTACACAGTATGGCTCTCATGTATTCAAAGGCTTCAAAGTCTGCCTGCCAGGTCCCTAATTAACAAGCCTTATTGCTATGAGATCACCACAAGTAACAATGATCCTATCAGCAGCattcataaaaacaagaaaattaagcTGGAAGAACAAAGAGTGTTACTCCCCATGAGAAAGAACATCCAACTTCAGTGACTCTACACCTTGCAGGAGAGAGAGCTTACACCATTTCAGAACGCAACTTAACGAAGGCAAaaactttctctctttcccaaGTTCGGCATTTGGCAGGTCTGCAATGCCACCTATTGGCTGTGCTATGTATCTAAAAACTCTGTGTAATTTCCCTACGTGCTATGAAGCTATGAATCTTATTATCTCAAGATAATAAACAAGATAATCTGGTGTACACAATCACAGCTAAATTATGGGACACATTTTATCCATGATAAATTGTTAGCTGCATGCCTTAAGAACAAGTAAATAGTATCAGGagatattattttcaaagcttaTCTTCATTAGACATCAACCTGTCTTCATACTTCGTTGCTACATTGTGCTCTCAAAGCACCTGGCCTGTGTCTCACAGATAGTTTCGACATGTTTGATTGAATGAGTTCTGTCCTGCATTTTTTCCTAGTGTTTCCATACAGAAGCTTCCAAGCGATTCCCGTTTCATTATTTATGAGTTCTGGGAGAATAACAGTGTCTGGAATAGGTAAGCGGTGGTTTCTTACTggatttgttgttttaatacatatatacagGAAGGCTTGATGATTGGAAAGCAATTGTGTGCAAGAACTGAATACAAATTAACTACTGCTAATTGATCTCCTCTTATCttccttatgaggaaaggctgagtaacctgggtctgttcagcctagggaaaaaaagaccgAGGGGGGATTTGATTACTGTTTATAATtatctaaagggaggtgagAGGCaagtggatgaggccaggctcttcttggtggtgtgcTGCAATAGGATAGGAAGTAATGGTCTAAAACTTGAAtgtaggaagttccatacaTACATGCAGGAGAGACTATTTAAGGTAAGGGTGATGGATCACTGGAACATgttacccagagaggctgtggagtctcctgctctggagatattcaagacccatctggatgcctacctgtgtgacctggtgtatTGAATCTTCTTTAACAGAGGGTTgcacttgatgatctcttgaggtctctcccaactcctgcaattctgtgattctgagagcTCTTGCTAAATAGATCACGTTGCTtcaaaaaaaatacaattactAAAGACTAAAATATAATGATGCTTATagataaaaacatcagaagaatACAGCCATAGAATAGAGACAAGTGTATAACATTGGATGGGTAGCAGTTGATCAGagacaaaagaataaagaaacaacagcttcaGCATAGTTCAGTGATGCTGTTGTAGGATACTGCAGGAGCCAAGGAAGGAGAGATGAGGTGCAGCACCCAGCAACACACCTGAGCAGCACTTGCAGGGAGCTCTGCCAAAGCCTCCCAAATGCACACTGCAGCACCTCATCAGATTCCCAGAATGTCTCTTTTGGTCAGACTTAGCAGCTGAACAAAATCTCTCCTATGGCATGAACTGCAAAAAATCTCATAGTCTCACAGTCTCgtatgggttggaagggaccttagagatcatcgagtccaacccccaggattcgagcctcctgtgtagcagagcggcacttctaccacttgcgccacaggggatcTGAtagacataaaaatatttagtctCTTAATACTTGTCTTCTtactctctatttttttcttaacaatgATTTAGCCACCTTCAGATGAATTATAGCAAGACGTTCCAAAGAAGTAATGTGGACTTCCTGGAAACTCCAGAGCTCATTACAACAATGCTAGTTCCTGGTAAACaccatttattttccacaaagTTTTATTTGTTGCATGTGAAAAGTTCTGCTGTATTGGTGTGTTTCCTATATGAGTCCAGTGCGTAGGACCACTCTTTAGtcagttctgcttttgtaaATTACGAAGGTGGAAGGGACTccaaatggttttattttaagcaaaaacaagcaaagaaacaaacccagaaaatgcatcagcaaaaataaaccccagtgctttattttatatgGTACGAAGTGTTTTAATAGCATACGCTACTTAAGAAATTATCTAGAGTATACAATACTATCTGCAAATCATAAAATAGACTCTGTTCAAGATCTTCAGGCAAAGAAAACTGCCTCCTGATGAACTCAATTTCATCATATTTACATTAACTGAAGGGAGCACTAATTACTAGTAATTTGCATTTACTAACCAGTTTTACTGTACATGCATCCTGCTGTGTTAAAACGTGGGGAAAAGCAATGTGTTCAAAGACCAACAATCAAACATCTTCCTTCTCAGAGAAATGTTAAAAGAGACAGTGCAGGACCCTTAATTCCCCGTATGTCTGACTATAGcctaaatttaaaataaaaaggtaaaataaactTACTACCTATCCTTATACCTGAGGTCTCCTTTGAAAAGATGAATATACAGACCTCATGAACCAAACCCTTGGTTGTAAGTCAGGGTTCCTGCAATACAAGGGGACCGCACTTATGAACAAAGAATCCCTTCAGTTCTTATGTCTTAATAGAAAACTGCTGTATTTAAGATAAATTTGGCTATAGGAAACAACGCAGCATTTTACCACACTGTCTTTGTGTTGAAGAGCTAGGTACAACCAACAGTATTCCAAGAGTAGTTTATTCACAGCTAGAGAATGTACAATTAGTACAGAACAAAATGGACACATATATTGTTTATAAATGCCTAAATGTGTGAAATTGGATGCAGAGTGCACGCAGGTACCTGCAGAGGGGAGTGCGGCCTGCAGTTGCCATGGAAATGCCGCATCTCGGCCTGAGCTCCTCAGGGTTGGGGCAAGCAGAAGTCACACATTCACACTGTTCCATACAGCATCTGGAATCTACACGTCTGACTAGATAgctgatttctgttcttttatttaatgGGAAGCGTTCCATGTATATAAACTACACAAA
The window above is part of the Coturnix japonica isolate 7356 chromosome 2, Coturnix japonica 2.1, whole genome shotgun sequence genome. Proteins encoded here:
- the NECAB1 gene encoding N-terminal EF-hand calcium-binding protein 1; the protein is MAAELGAGLRIFRDILRRADKNDDGKLSFDEFKAYFADGVLSGEELHELFHTIDTHNTDNLDTEELCEYFSQHLGEYENVLSVLEDLNITILKAMDKTKKDYQEASNLEQFVTRFLLKETLNQLQSLQTSLECAMETTEEQTRQERQGPTKPEVLSVQWPGKRSARRLQRNNSLSPSNPQFNTGWIEEESQWMTQISRLQKLIDRLEKKDLKLEPFEEEVLEENARSHIMIVQRQMSVIEEEIEEFRLALKQYVESASAQSGCLHVSIQKLPSDSRFIIYEFWENNSVWNSHLQMNYSKTFQRSNVDFLETPELITTMLVPASWWVLNNN